TTTGACCTTTATACTGGGAGAGGGTTCCTTGCTCCACAGCTAACAACATTTTGCTCATTTTGGCAAGCTGTAGTGTTCCTTGTGGTAGTCGATAATACTGCCTGTGCACACGAATGTCATGTCCCAGAAAGTCCGCAAGTTGGTCTGCTTCATTTTCTTGAAGATTAAGAACCTGTGACATTGTAGCTATGTGCTTCCTGAGCCTTGTTGATGTTAAGGCCTCTGGATTTTTAGCACCACTCTCCTTTGCAAGCTTTTGGATGCACTCTCCCCCTCTGTAAGCAGTCATGGCTTccggtcttccaaacatgaatacattttcttttaagaCTCCACACATCTCACGGGTTTGAGCTAGGAGCTCCATGGCTGAGACCATTGATGGTTTTAGGAGCACAGGGACACCTCTTCCTCGTTTCCCCCTGATTTCTAATCTAGTGAAAAACTCGCACATCTTGTTCTCCAGAGGGGTGAGACAGGCTGCCATGTCCTCGTTATGTTCCAGCTCTTTCCTTTCTACGAAAGTAGACAGTTCCATTCTTGACACCTCTCCTTCTCTTCTTCTGTTGAAAATTATCACCTGAGCCAGTGTCACTTTCGCCAGTGCTGCATAATTACTCGCAGAAGGACAGAGTTTAAGCATTCTTTCTGCAACTTCTCTACTCTTTTCCACATGTTCGTCCAAAAGTTTGACATCTTCAGTGAAAGGTAAAATCTGTGGTGCATTCCACTTTGCCTCTGTCATTGTCGTCGTCGCACCTCTGCTAATCAATGCCTTCCATCTGAAATTTTTGATTGTCTTAAATTCTCTAGCATATTCCAACAAGCACTCATCTCTGTCAACTGAAGACAAACTATCACTTTCAATCAGCTCACTAAGTACACCCAGACTGTGACCAATTTTTAAGGCTAAGGAGggttttttgtatgtgttgttttccGAGTTGTGCCCAGCCAATACCTTCACTGCAGTTATCACACGATTAAAGTTTGCAGGATAGATGAGCTCCACTGCCTTGCGAATAGATGAATTCTTCCGGGCCTCTGTCAGCAGTCTACCAAGTTCTCTAAGTCTTTGCCTTATGTAGTCATGTCGGTTCTTTCTTGATCCATTTAGATCAAAGAGATGCTGTCCAAACTTTAAGAGTAGGTCGTCGTCATAGATCACACGAGTCACCTCATCGTAGATCATGCAGGAAAGTACAGTTTTTAATCCGTCACTAATTTCACATGCTACTGCAGTTTTTAATGCACATCTTGATTGAACTCGCTTTTTAGAAACACCTAATtccttctcagattttttcttggcaggacagattttAATGTGCTTCcagattgttttcttggcatagAGCCCTTGGCAATGAAAACAATGGATAAAATCGGAACCTTGTTTTCTTTCCCGAGGTCTATAGCAGGCCTGCAGATCTCCTTCTCCACTCCTCACAATAAGAGAATTGTGAGCATAATTTCCACGGCGTCGTAAAATATTCAACTCATCTCGTCTTGCCTGTGAATTCTTTGGATGCATGAATGCTTTCGCAACCTCTTCTTTATCTGCATGCTTAGCTTCTAGATGTCTTGCAATTTTTGATGAGGGCGTTAGACAATACAGACAGTAGTTCCGTTTATCATATACTCTCTTAATTTTAGAGTTTGAGGGTGGAGACACTTTGATAGATTCTGAAATACACTGGACTCTGCTTTTTTTCAGAGGACTTTGGTTTCTTGTCCCAGAGACCTTAAGTAGGCTCCTCTTCCTTGAAGTGTTTGTCTTTGTCTTCTCAGAGGTTTGAGCATCAATAGCTGAATTAGCCAAAGATGGGAAGACAGATGAAGATGATGTTTTCTCCAGTGGACACAAGTCTATGCTATCGTCAGAGTcgaacatattttgtttttctgtttctgGAATATAATCTTTATCATCATAGTCTGTATCATCAGAGATCTCCGGTGATTCGTCCAAACATGTGGAAgactgaagaaaagaaaaagtgtacagTTACCATAATGTATTGAGGAAAAACGTTTCT
This genomic stretch from Festucalex cinctus isolate MCC-2025b chromosome 13, RoL_Fcin_1.0, whole genome shotgun sequence harbors:
- the LOC144033086 gene encoding uncharacterized protein LOC144033086 isoform X4 — translated: MFRVSYIIRLDNQNPLCHRKMANNGRTVQRRRNRVTPQKDAEQHVLLEKDKMGLRESFINPFKGRGVVATQTFTKEEFVLEYRGKLCEQGLEQNLERNEQEAVFLFYFNWRGKGWCLDASDEDQSLGRLVNDNHIKPNCKMKVIEVGGLPHLCLFAIRDIAPGEELSYNYGNSDWPWRKKTPSLEAAEDTNASKRPKTPSLEAAEDTSASKRPKTPSLEAAAHTSSSKRPKTPSLEAAEDTSANKRPKTPSLEAAEDMSASKRPKTPSLEAAAHTSSSKRPKTPSLEAAEDTSASKRPKTPSLEVAEDMSAGDRCQTPPLEVGDDRMDAGDRPQTPLCEVTDDILNVANSPQSSTCLDESPEISDDTDYDDKDYIPETEKQNMFDSDDSIDLCPLEKTSSSSVFPSLANSAIDAQTSEKTKTNTSRKRSLLKVSGTRNQSPLKKSRVQCISESIKVSPPSNSKIKRVYDKRNYCLYCLTPSSKIARHLEAKHADKEEVAKAFMHPKNSQARRDELNILRRRGNYAHNSLIVRSGEGDLQACYRPRERKQGSDFIHCFHCQGLYAKKTIWKHIKICPAKKKSEKELGVSKKRVQSRCALKTAVACEISDGLKTVLSCMIYDEVTRVIYDDDLLLKFGQHLFDLNGSRKNRHDYIRQRLRELGRLLTEARKNSSIRKAVELIYPANFNRVITAVKVLAGHNSENNTYKKPSLALKIGHSLGVLSELIESDSLSSVDRDECLLEYAREFKTIKNFRWKALISRGATTTMTEAKWNAPQILPFTEDVKLLDEHVEKSREVAERMLKLCPSASNYAALAKVTLAQVIIFNRRREGEVSRMELSTFVERKELEHNEDMAACLTPLENKMCEFFTRLEIRGKRGRGVPVLLKPSMVSAMELLAQTREMCGVLKENVFMFGRPEAMTAYRGGECIQKLAKESGAKNPEALTSTRLRKHIATMSQVLNLQENEADQLADFLGHDIRVHRQYYRLPQGTLQLAKMSKMLLAVEQGTLSQYKGQTLDDVQIDPQEKVDSTQDPEESSDEESDLTVPEATGEADVEEEAATSLPSSSKTTLIEDMGVSQMTGGITKRKWTDAEIYAVEKHMMHFIHKCQVPQKLDCLRCINSEPHALKNRTWTGVKNFVRNRITTLKRRASAKC
- the LOC144033086 gene encoding uncharacterized protein LOC144033086 isoform X1 — encoded protein: MFRVSYIIRLDNQNPLCHRKMANNGRTVQRRRNRVTPQKDAEQHVLLEKDKMGLRESFINPFKGRGVVATQTFTKEEFVLEYRGKLCEQGLEQNLERNEQEAVFLFYFNWRGKGWCLDASDEDQSLGRLVNDNHIKPNCKMKVIEVGGLPHLCLFAIRDIAPGEELSYNYGNSDWPWRKKTPSLEAAEDTNASKRPKTPSLEAAEDTSASKRPKTPSLEAAAHTSSSKRPKTPSLEAAEDTSANKRPKTPSLEAAEDMSASKRPKTPSLEAAAHTSSSKRPKTPSLEAAEDTSASKRPKTPSLEVAEDMSAGDRCQQTPPLEVGDDRMDAGDRPQQTPLCEVTDDILNVANSPQSSTCLDESPEISDDTDYDDKDYIPETEKQNMFDSDDSIDLCPLEKTSSSSVFPSLANSAIDAQTSEKTKTNTSRKRSLLKVSGTRNQSPLKKSRVQCISESIKVSPPSNSKIKRVYDKRNYCLYCLTPSSKIARHLEAKHADKEEVAKAFMHPKNSQARRDELNILRRRGNYAHNSLIVRSGEGDLQACYRPRERKQGSDFIHCFHCQGLYAKKTIWKHIKICPAKKKSEKELGVSKKRVQSRCALKTAVACEISDGLKTVLSCMIYDEVTRVIYDDDLLLKFGQHLFDLNGSRKNRHDYIRQRLRELGRLLTEARKNSSIRKAVELIYPANFNRVITAVKVLAGHNSENNTYKKPSLALKIGHSLGVLSELIESDSLSSVDRDECLLEYAREFKTIKNFRWKALISRGATTTMTEAKWNAPQILPFTEDVKLLDEHVEKSREVAERMLKLCPSASNYAALAKVTLAQVIIFNRRREGEVSRMELSTFVERKELEHNEDMAACLTPLENKMCEFFTRLEIRGKRGRGVPVLLKPSMVSAMELLAQTREMCGVLKENVFMFGRPEAMTAYRGGECIQKLAKESGAKNPEALTSTRLRKHIATMSQVLNLQENEADQLADFLGHDIRVHRQYYRLPQGTLQLAKMSKMLLAVEQGTLSQYKGQTLDDVQIDPQEKVDSTQDPEESSDEESDLTVPEATGEADVEEEAATSLPSSSKTTLIEDMGVSQMTGGITKRKWTDAEIYAVEKHMMHFIHKCQVPQKLDCLRCINSEPHALKNRTWTGVKNFVRNRITTLKRRASAKC
- the LOC144033086 gene encoding uncharacterized protein LOC144033086 isoform X2, yielding MFRVSYIIRLDNQNPLCHRKMANNGRTVQRRRNRVTPQKDAEQHVLLEKDKMGLRESFINPFKGRGVVATQTFTKEEFVLEYRGKLCEQGLEQNLERNEQEAVFLFYFNWRGKGWCLDASDEDQSLGRLVNDNHIKPNCKMKVIEVGGLPHLCLFAIRDIAPGEELSYNYGNSDWPWRKKTPSLEAAEDTNASKRPKTPSLEAAEDTSASKRPKTPSLEAAAHTSSSKRPKTPSLEAAEDTSANKRPKTPSLEAAEDMSASKRPKTPSLEAAAHTSSSKRPKTPSLEAAEDTSASKRPKTPSLEVAEDMSAGDRCQTPPLEVGDDRMDAGDRPQQTPLCEVTDDILNVANSPQSSTCLDESPEISDDTDYDDKDYIPETEKQNMFDSDDSIDLCPLEKTSSSSVFPSLANSAIDAQTSEKTKTNTSRKRSLLKVSGTRNQSPLKKSRVQCISESIKVSPPSNSKIKRVYDKRNYCLYCLTPSSKIARHLEAKHADKEEVAKAFMHPKNSQARRDELNILRRRGNYAHNSLIVRSGEGDLQACYRPRERKQGSDFIHCFHCQGLYAKKTIWKHIKICPAKKKSEKELGVSKKRVQSRCALKTAVACEISDGLKTVLSCMIYDEVTRVIYDDDLLLKFGQHLFDLNGSRKNRHDYIRQRLRELGRLLTEARKNSSIRKAVELIYPANFNRVITAVKVLAGHNSENNTYKKPSLALKIGHSLGVLSELIESDSLSSVDRDECLLEYAREFKTIKNFRWKALISRGATTTMTEAKWNAPQILPFTEDVKLLDEHVEKSREVAERMLKLCPSASNYAALAKVTLAQVIIFNRRREGEVSRMELSTFVERKELEHNEDMAACLTPLENKMCEFFTRLEIRGKRGRGVPVLLKPSMVSAMELLAQTREMCGVLKENVFMFGRPEAMTAYRGGECIQKLAKESGAKNPEALTSTRLRKHIATMSQVLNLQENEADQLADFLGHDIRVHRQYYRLPQGTLQLAKMSKMLLAVEQGTLSQYKGQTLDDVQIDPQEKVDSTQDPEESSDEESDLTVPEATGEADVEEEAATSLPSSSKTTLIEDMGVSQMTGGITKRKWTDAEIYAVEKHMMHFIHKCQVPQKLDCLRCINSEPHALKNRTWTGVKNFVRNRITTLKRRASAKC
- the LOC144033086 gene encoding uncharacterized protein LOC144033086 isoform X8 — encoded protein: MFRVSYIIRLDNQNPLCHRKMANNGRTVQRRRNRVTPQKDAEQHVLLEKDKMGLRESFINPFKGRGVVATQTFTKEEFVLEYRGKLCEQGLEQNLERNEQEAVFLFYFNWRGKGWCLDASDEDQSLGRLVNDNHIKPNCKMKVIEVGGLPHLCLFAIRDIAPGEELSYNYGNSDWPWRKKTPSLEAAEDTNASKRPKTPSLEAAEDTSASKRPKTPSLEVAEDMSAGDRCQQTPPLEVGDDRMDAGDRPQQTPLCEVTDDILNVANSPQSSTCLDESPEISDDTDYDDKDYIPETEKQNMFDSDDSIDLCPLEKTSSSSVFPSLANSAIDAQTSEKTKTNTSRKRSLLKVSGTRNQSPLKKSRVQCISESIKVSPPSNSKIKRVYDKRNYCLYCLTPSSKIARHLEAKHADKEEVAKAFMHPKNSQARRDELNILRRRGNYAHNSLIVRSGEGDLQACYRPRERKQGSDFIHCFHCQGLYAKKTIWKHIKICPAKKKSEKELGVSKKRVQSRCALKTAVACEISDGLKTVLSCMIYDEVTRVIYDDDLLLKFGQHLFDLNGSRKNRHDYIRQRLRELGRLLTEARKNSSIRKAVELIYPANFNRVITAVKVLAGHNSENNTYKKPSLALKIGHSLGVLSELIESDSLSSVDRDECLLEYAREFKTIKNFRWKALISRGATTTMTEAKWNAPQILPFTEDVKLLDEHVEKSREVAERMLKLCPSASNYAALAKVTLAQVIIFNRRREGEVSRMELSTFVERKELEHNEDMAACLTPLENKMCEFFTRLEIRGKRGRGVPVLLKPSMVSAMELLAQTREMCGVLKENVFMFGRPEAMTAYRGGECIQKLAKESGAKNPEALTSTRLRKHIATMSQVLNLQENEADQLADFLGHDIRVHRQYYRLPQGTLQLAKMSKMLLAVEQGTLSQYKGQTLDDVQIDPQEKVDSTQDPEESSDEESDLTVPEATGEADVEEEAATSLPSSSKTTLIEDMGVSQMTGGITKRKWTDAEIYAVEKHMMHFIHKCQVPQKLDCLRCINSEPHALKNRTWTGVKNFVRNRITTLKRRASAKC
- the LOC144033086 gene encoding uncharacterized protein LOC144033086 isoform X3, with translation MFRVSYIIRLDNQNPLCHRKMANNGRTVQRRRNRVTPQKDAEQHVLLEKDKMGLRESFINPFKGRGVVATQTFTKEEFVLEYRGKLCEQGLEQNLERNEQEAVFLFYFNWRGKGWCLDASDEDQSLGRLVNDNHIKPNCKMKVIEVGGLPHLCLFAIRDIAPGEELSYNYGNSDWPWRKKTPSLEAAEDTNASKRPKTPSLEAAEDTSASKRPKTPSLEAAAHTSSSKRPKTPSLEAAEDTSANKRPKTPSLEAAEDMSASKRPKTPSLEAAAHTSSSKRPKTPSLEAAEDTSASKRPKTPSLEVAEDMSAGDRCQQTPPLEVGDDRMDAGDRPQTPLCEVTDDILNVANSPQSSTCLDESPEISDDTDYDDKDYIPETEKQNMFDSDDSIDLCPLEKTSSSSVFPSLANSAIDAQTSEKTKTNTSRKRSLLKVSGTRNQSPLKKSRVQCISESIKVSPPSNSKIKRVYDKRNYCLYCLTPSSKIARHLEAKHADKEEVAKAFMHPKNSQARRDELNILRRRGNYAHNSLIVRSGEGDLQACYRPRERKQGSDFIHCFHCQGLYAKKTIWKHIKICPAKKKSEKELGVSKKRVQSRCALKTAVACEISDGLKTVLSCMIYDEVTRVIYDDDLLLKFGQHLFDLNGSRKNRHDYIRQRLRELGRLLTEARKNSSIRKAVELIYPANFNRVITAVKVLAGHNSENNTYKKPSLALKIGHSLGVLSELIESDSLSSVDRDECLLEYAREFKTIKNFRWKALISRGATTTMTEAKWNAPQILPFTEDVKLLDEHVEKSREVAERMLKLCPSASNYAALAKVTLAQVIIFNRRREGEVSRMELSTFVERKELEHNEDMAACLTPLENKMCEFFTRLEIRGKRGRGVPVLLKPSMVSAMELLAQTREMCGVLKENVFMFGRPEAMTAYRGGECIQKLAKESGAKNPEALTSTRLRKHIATMSQVLNLQENEADQLADFLGHDIRVHRQYYRLPQGTLQLAKMSKMLLAVEQGTLSQYKGQTLDDVQIDPQEKVDSTQDPEESSDEESDLTVPEATGEADVEEEAATSLPSSSKTTLIEDMGVSQMTGGITKRKWTDAEIYAVEKHMMHFIHKCQVPQKLDCLRCINSEPHALKNRTWTGVKNFVRNRITTLKRRASAKC
- the LOC144033086 gene encoding uncharacterized protein LOC144033086 isoform X7, coding for MFRVSYIIRLDNQNPLCHRKMANNGRTVQRRRNRVTPQKDAEQHVLLEKDKMGLRESFINPFKGRGVVATQTFTKEEFVLEYRGKLCEQGLEQNLERNEQEAVFLFYFNWRGKGWCLDASDEDQSLGRLVNDNHIKPNCKMKVIEVGGLPHLCLFAIRDIAPGEELSYNYGNSDWPWRKKTPSLEAAEDTNASKRPKTPSLEAAEDTSASKRPKTPSLEAAAHTSSSKRPKTPSLEAAEDTSASKRPKTPSLEVAEDMSAGDRCQQTPPLEVGDDRMDAGDRPQQTPLCEVTDDILNVANSPQSSTCLDESPEISDDTDYDDKDYIPETEKQNMFDSDDSIDLCPLEKTSSSSVFPSLANSAIDAQTSEKTKTNTSRKRSLLKVSGTRNQSPLKKSRVQCISESIKVSPPSNSKIKRVYDKRNYCLYCLTPSSKIARHLEAKHADKEEVAKAFMHPKNSQARRDELNILRRRGNYAHNSLIVRSGEGDLQACYRPRERKQGSDFIHCFHCQGLYAKKTIWKHIKICPAKKKSEKELGVSKKRVQSRCALKTAVACEISDGLKTVLSCMIYDEVTRVIYDDDLLLKFGQHLFDLNGSRKNRHDYIRQRLRELGRLLTEARKNSSIRKAVELIYPANFNRVITAVKVLAGHNSENNTYKKPSLALKIGHSLGVLSELIESDSLSSVDRDECLLEYAREFKTIKNFRWKALISRGATTTMTEAKWNAPQILPFTEDVKLLDEHVEKSREVAERMLKLCPSASNYAALAKVTLAQVIIFNRRREGEVSRMELSTFVERKELEHNEDMAACLTPLENKMCEFFTRLEIRGKRGRGVPVLLKPSMVSAMELLAQTREMCGVLKENVFMFGRPEAMTAYRGGECIQKLAKESGAKNPEALTSTRLRKHIATMSQVLNLQENEADQLADFLGHDIRVHRQYYRLPQGTLQLAKMSKMLLAVEQGTLSQYKGQTLDDVQIDPQEKVDSTQDPEESSDEESDLTVPEATGEADVEEEAATSLPSSSKTTLIEDMGVSQMTGGITKRKWTDAEIYAVEKHMMHFIHKCQVPQKLDCLRCINSEPHALKNRTWTGVKNFVRNRITTLKRRASAKC
- the LOC144033086 gene encoding uncharacterized protein LOC144033086 isoform X6, which codes for MANNGRTVQRRRNRVTPQKDAEQHVLLEKDKMGLRESFINPFKGRGVVATQTFTKEEFVLEYRGKLCEQGLEQNLERNEQEAVFLFYFNWRGKGWCLDASDEDQSLGRLVNDNHIKPNCKMKVIEVGGLPHLCLFAIRDIAPGEELSYNYGNSDWPWRKKTPSLEAAEDTNASKRPKTPSLEAAEDTSASKRPKTPSLEAAAHTSSSKRPKTPSLEAAEDTSANKRPKTPSLEAAEDMSASKRPKTPSLEAAAHTSSSKRPKTPSLEAAEDTSASKRPKTPSLEVAEDMSAGDRCQQTPPLEVGDDRMDAGDRPQQTPLCEVTDDILNVANSPQSSTCLDESPEISDDTDYDDKDYIPETEKQNMFDSDDSIDLCPLEKTSSSSVFPSLANSAIDAQTSEKTKTNTSRKRSLLKVSGTRNQSPLKKSRVQCISESIKVSPPSNSKIKRVYDKRNYCLYCLTPSSKIARHLEAKHADKEEVAKAFMHPKNSQARRDELNILRRRGNYAHNSLIVRSGEGDLQACYRPRERKQGSDFIHCFHCQGLYAKKTIWKHIKICPAKKKSEKELGVSKKRVQSRCALKTAVACEISDGLKTVLSCMIYDEVTRVIYDDDLLLKFGQHLFDLNGSRKNRHDYIRQRLRELGRLLTEARKNSSIRKAVELIYPANFNRVITAVKVLAGHNSENNTYKKPSLALKIGHSLGVLSELIESDSLSSVDRDECLLEYAREFKTIKNFRWKALISRGATTTMTEAKWNAPQILPFTEDVKLLDEHVEKSREVAERMLKLCPSASNYAALAKVTLAQVIIFNRRREGEVSRMELSTFVERKELEHNEDMAACLTPLENKMCEFFTRLEIRGKRGRGVPVLLKPSMVSAMELLAQTREMCGVLKENVFMFGRPEAMTAYRGGECIQKLAKESGAKNPEALTSTRLRKHIATMSQVLNLQENEADQLADFLGHDIRVHRQYYRLPQGTLQLAKMSKMLLAVEQGTLSQYKGQTLDDVQIDPQEKVDSTQDPEESSDEESDLTVPEATGEADVEEEAATSLPSSSKTTLIEDMGVSQMTGGITKRKWTDAEIYAVEKHMMHFIHKCQVPQKLDCLRCINSEPHALKNRTWTGVKNFVRNRITTLKRRASAKC
- the LOC144033086 gene encoding uncharacterized protein LOC144033086 isoform X5 — its product is MFRVSYIIRLDNQNPLCHRKMANNGRTVQRRRNRVTPQKDAEQHVLLEKDKMGLRESFINPFKGRGVVATQTFTKEEFVLEYRGKLCEQGLEQNLERNEQEAVFLFYFNWRGKGWCLDASDEDQSLGRLVNDNHIKPNCKMKVIEVGGLPHLCLFAIRDIAPGEELSYNYGNSDWPWRKKTPSLEAAEDTNASKRPKTPSLEAAAHTSSSKRPKTPSLEAAEDTSANKRPKTPSLEAAEDMSASKRPKTPSLEAAAHTSSSKRPKTPSLEAAEDTSASKRPKTPSLEVAEDMSAGDRCQQTPPLEVGDDRMDAGDRPQQTPLCEVTDDILNVANSPQSSTCLDESPEISDDTDYDDKDYIPETEKQNMFDSDDSIDLCPLEKTSSSSVFPSLANSAIDAQTSEKTKTNTSRKRSLLKVSGTRNQSPLKKSRVQCISESIKVSPPSNSKIKRVYDKRNYCLYCLTPSSKIARHLEAKHADKEEVAKAFMHPKNSQARRDELNILRRRGNYAHNSLIVRSGEGDLQACYRPRERKQGSDFIHCFHCQGLYAKKTIWKHIKICPAKKKSEKELGVSKKRVQSRCALKTAVACEISDGLKTVLSCMIYDEVTRVIYDDDLLLKFGQHLFDLNGSRKNRHDYIRQRLRELGRLLTEARKNSSIRKAVELIYPANFNRVITAVKVLAGHNSENNTYKKPSLALKIGHSLGVLSELIESDSLSSVDRDECLLEYAREFKTIKNFRWKALISRGATTTMTEAKWNAPQILPFTEDVKLLDEHVEKSREVAERMLKLCPSASNYAALAKVTLAQVIIFNRRREGEVSRMELSTFVERKELEHNEDMAACLTPLENKMCEFFTRLEIRGKRGRGVPVLLKPSMVSAMELLAQTREMCGVLKENVFMFGRPEAMTAYRGGECIQKLAKESGAKNPEALTSTRLRKHIATMSQVLNLQENEADQLADFLGHDIRVHRQYYRLPQGTLQLAKMSKMLLAVEQGTLSQYKGQTLDDVQIDPQEKVDSTQDPEESSDEESDLTVPEATGEADVEEEAATSLPSSSKTTLIEDMGVSQMTGGITKRKWTDAEIYAVEKHMMHFIHKCQVPQKLDCLRCINSEPHALKNRTWTGVKNFVRNRITTLKRRASAKC